From a region of the Spelaeicoccus albus genome:
- a CDS encoding DUF1707 SHOCT-like domain-containing protein, producing the protein MAGHSDHRRRSVRASDQDRDLVAEVLRESAGDGRLTMDELDERLGQAFAAATYGELDDLVADLPVTSMPSEGAPRMARPQGSDAALTIRATLDNQHRSGAWRVPEKIVAEPLFANIKLNFLHAATVPDRIDLTIKPGAGNVVLILPDGWAVDTENLNKSWGSVKNKVPGPPQPGRPVIRVSGSVGVASFVARGPRFFED; encoded by the coding sequence ATGGCAGGTCACTCCGATCACAGGCGGCGCAGCGTACGGGCGAGCGACCAGGACCGTGATCTCGTCGCCGAGGTGCTGCGCGAGTCCGCAGGAGACGGCCGCCTGACCATGGACGAACTCGACGAGCGCTTGGGACAGGCATTTGCCGCCGCGACCTATGGCGAGCTTGACGATCTCGTCGCCGACCTCCCGGTCACGTCCATGCCGTCCGAGGGAGCGCCGCGGATGGCGCGTCCACAGGGCTCGGACGCCGCATTGACAATTCGCGCGACTCTTGACAATCAGCACCGCTCGGGCGCGTGGCGGGTACCGGAAAAGATCGTCGCCGAACCCTTGTTCGCCAATATCAAGCTGAACTTTCTGCATGCGGCAACAGTGCCCGATCGGATCGACCTGACCATCAAGCCGGGCGCCGGGAACGTCGTCCTGATCCTCCCCGACGGGTGGGCTGTCGATACCGAGAACCTGAACAAGTCGTGGGGGTCGGTGAAGAACAAGGTGCCGGGTCCGCCGCAGCCGGGTCGCCCGGTCATCCGGGTTTCGGGAAGCGTGGGAGTTGCCTCGTTCGTCGCTCGCGGGCCGCGATTCTTCGAAGACTGA
- the recR gene encoding recombination mediator RecR, which yields MFYEGVIQDLIEEFSRLPGIGPKSAQRLAFHILGADPADVERLATALRDVKKQAHFCSTCGNVAVDVEECAICRDPRRDQTILCVVEEPKDVVAVERSREFRGRYHVLGGAIDPMAGIGPDELRIRDLMTRLADGVVTEVIIATNPNLEGEATATYLARMLHTLEIKTTRLASGLPVGGDLEYADEITLGRAFEGRRLLDV from the coding sequence ATGTTTTATGAAGGCGTCATCCAAGACCTCATCGAGGAGTTCTCGCGGCTGCCCGGAATCGGGCCCAAGAGCGCCCAGCGGCTCGCATTTCACATTCTCGGCGCGGACCCGGCCGATGTGGAACGACTGGCCACGGCGCTTCGGGACGTGAAAAAGCAAGCCCATTTCTGTTCCACCTGCGGAAACGTTGCCGTTGACGTCGAGGAATGCGCTATTTGCCGCGACCCCCGCCGCGATCAGACGATCCTCTGCGTCGTCGAGGAGCCCAAGGACGTCGTTGCCGTCGAACGAAGCCGTGAATTCCGCGGCCGCTACCACGTGCTCGGCGGCGCGATCGACCCGATGGCAGGAATCGGCCCGGACGAATTGCGCATCCGCGATCTCATGACCCGGCTGGCCGACGGCGTCGTGACCGAGGTGATCATTGCCACGAATCCGAACCTGGAAGGAGAGGCGACAGCCACCTACCTGGCCCGGATGCTCCACACCCTGGAAATCAAGACGACGCGGCTCGCCAGCGGGCTCCCGGTCGGCGGCGATCTGGAGTACGCCGACGAGATCACGCTGGGTCGCGCTTTCGAGGGCCGACGCCTTCTGGACGTGTGA
- a CDS encoding NUDIX hydrolase — MPIPEFITATRAKIGHDLMWMPGVCAVVFDDDGRVLLGKRADNGKWANIAGILEPGEDPEPGILREILEETGVRARVDRLVSILADDTITYPNGDQARYLSVTFRARYVAGTAHVADDESLEVDWFPIDGLPELSRNHRERIQWALAPDAPPVLRRN; from the coding sequence ATGCCCATTCCCGAATTCATCACCGCGACCCGCGCCAAGATTGGCCACGATCTGATGTGGATGCCGGGAGTGTGCGCGGTCGTGTTCGATGACGACGGCCGGGTTCTGCTGGGAAAGCGCGCCGATAACGGCAAATGGGCAAACATCGCCGGCATCCTCGAGCCCGGTGAGGATCCCGAACCGGGGATCCTCCGGGAGATCCTCGAAGAGACGGGCGTCCGAGCGCGCGTCGACAGGCTCGTGTCGATTCTGGCCGATGACACGATCACGTATCCGAACGGCGATCAGGCTCGCTACCTGTCCGTCACGTTCCGCGCCCGCTACGTCGCGGGGACCGCCCACGTGGCCGACGACGAATCACTTGAGGTCGACTGGTTTCCGATTGACGGGCTCCCCGAGCTGAGCCGGAATCATCGCGAGCGGATCCAGTGGGCGCTGGCACCGGACGCCCCGCCGGTCCTACGCCGCAACTGA
- a CDS encoding metal ABC transporter permease has protein sequence MNPLFTFDDYGELLGLVHTSIIAAALLGIVGGLISVFVTTRDMAFAVHGVSELSFAGAAFALLIGGDVVLGSMAGSVLAAVIIGLLGSKARDRNSIIGVLMPFGLGLAILFLALYQGRAANKFGLLTGQIVSISPDQLRLLLVCGTVVLIALAVMWRPLMFASIDADVAAARGVPVRLLSLAFMVVLGLAVALSVQVVGVLLVLALLITPAAAAMRVSASPVWVPVLSMSFALISSVGGILLALASPVAPISPMVTTISFVIYLICRLVGRRRMGKLASWRRATADQAGASVAA, from the coding sequence GTGAACCCGCTCTTCACCTTTGACGACTACGGCGAGCTGCTGGGGCTCGTACACACATCGATCATCGCGGCAGCCCTGCTCGGCATCGTCGGCGGCCTGATCAGCGTTTTCGTGACGACGCGGGACATGGCCTTTGCCGTGCACGGCGTCAGCGAGTTGTCGTTTGCCGGCGCCGCATTCGCCTTGTTGATCGGCGGGGACGTCGTGCTGGGATCGATGGCCGGGTCGGTCCTCGCGGCGGTGATCATCGGGCTTCTCGGCTCGAAGGCTCGCGACCGCAATTCGATAATCGGCGTCCTGATGCCGTTCGGACTGGGATTGGCCATCTTGTTCCTCGCCCTGTATCAAGGCAGGGCCGCCAACAAGTTCGGGCTTTTGACCGGGCAGATCGTGTCGATCTCGCCCGATCAGCTGCGCCTGCTGCTGGTCTGCGGCACGGTTGTCCTGATTGCGCTGGCGGTCATGTGGCGCCCGTTGATGTTCGCCAGCATCGATGCCGACGTCGCTGCGGCCCGCGGCGTCCCGGTTCGCCTGCTGTCCTTGGCGTTCATGGTGGTTCTCGGACTGGCCGTTGCGCTGTCGGTGCAAGTGGTCGGCGTCCTGCTCGTGCTGGCGTTGCTGATCACGCCGGCGGCTGCCGCCATGCGGGTGAGCGCCTCGCCCGTGTGGGTGCCGGTGCTGAGCATGTCGTTCGCCCTGATCAGCTCGGTCGGCGGGATACTGCTGGCGCTGGCCAGTCCCGTCGCGCCGATCAGCCCGATGGTCACGACCATCTCGTTCGTCATTTACCTGATCTGCCGGCTGGTCGGACGGCGCCGGATGGGTAAATTGGCCAGCTGGCGGCGCGCCACCGCCGACCAGGCAGGCGCGTCAGTTGCGGCGTAG
- a CDS encoding aspartate kinase, with translation MSLIVQKFGGSSVADAESIKRVAKRIVETRQAGHDVVVVVSAMGDSTDNLIDLATNVSPVPPARELDMLLTAGERISMAVLAMAIANLGLEAQSFTGSQAGVITDESFGRARIIDVTPGRIRSALDAGNVAIVAGFQGVSQDTKNITTLGRGGSDTTAVALAASLDADVCEIYTDVDGVFTADPRIEPTASKIDKISYSEMLEMAACGAKVLMLRCVEYARRYNVPVHVRSSFSPHQGTWVTDGPIPDAFQSQAATTTTEGADVEQAIISGVAHDRSEAKITIVGVPDVPGKAAEIFSTVADKEIDIDMIVQNISIAATGRTDISFTLSKSEGRRAVEALEALKPRSGFSSLEYDDQIGKLSVIGAGMRSHPGVTAALFEALSGAGVNIEMISTSEIRISVITRSDSLDDAVRAAHRAFGLEGTDGEAVVYAGSGR, from the coding sequence GTGAGCTTGATTGTGCAAAAGTTTGGTGGATCATCCGTTGCCGATGCCGAATCGATCAAGCGCGTGGCCAAGCGGATCGTCGAAACCCGGCAGGCCGGGCACGACGTCGTGGTGGTCGTATCCGCGATGGGGGACAGCACCGACAACCTGATCGATCTGGCGACAAACGTGTCGCCGGTTCCACCGGCACGCGAGCTCGACATGCTTCTGACGGCCGGAGAGCGCATTTCGATGGCCGTGCTGGCCATGGCAATTGCGAATCTTGGCTTGGAAGCGCAGTCGTTCACCGGCAGCCAGGCCGGCGTCATCACCGACGAATCGTTCGGCCGCGCCCGCATCATCGATGTGACGCCCGGCAGGATCCGTTCGGCACTCGACGCCGGAAACGTGGCGATCGTGGCCGGTTTCCAAGGCGTCAGTCAGGACACGAAGAACATCACCACCTTGGGCCGGGGCGGATCCGATACGACGGCCGTTGCGCTGGCCGCGTCGCTGGACGCCGACGTGTGTGAGATCTACACCGACGTGGACGGCGTGTTCACTGCCGATCCGCGGATCGAGCCGACCGCGTCGAAGATCGACAAGATCAGCTATTCCGAAATGCTCGAAATGGCGGCATGCGGAGCCAAAGTACTCATGCTGCGCTGTGTCGAATATGCCAGGCGGTACAACGTGCCCGTTCACGTTCGCTCGTCGTTTTCGCCGCATCAGGGCACCTGGGTCACGGACGGCCCGATCCCCGATGCTTTCCAGTCCCAGGCCGCTACAACAACCACAGAAGGAGCCGACGTGGAACAGGCAATCATCTCCGGCGTCGCGCACGACCGGTCGGAAGCGAAAATCACCATCGTCGGCGTGCCGGACGTGCCGGGCAAGGCCGCGGAGATCTTCTCCACGGTCGCCGACAAAGAGATCGACATCGACATGATCGTGCAGAACATCTCGATCGCCGCCACGGGCCGCACGGATATCTCGTTCACGTTGTCGAAGTCCGAAGGCCGCCGTGCCGTGGAAGCCCTCGAAGCACTCAAGCCGCGGTCCGGATTCTCCTCGCTCGAATACGACGATCAGATCGGCAAACTGTCCGTGATCGGCGCGGGGATGCGCAGCCACCCCGGCGTCACCGCCGCTCTCTTCGAAGCACTGTCCGGCGCCGGCGTCAACATCGAGATGATCTCGACGTCCGAAATCCGGATTTCCGTCATCACCCGCTCCGACTCGCTCGATGACGCAGTGCGCGCCGCGCATCGGGCGTTCGGGCTCGAAGGCACGGACGGCGAAGCTGTCGTCTATGCGGGATCGGGGCGCTGA
- a CDS encoding DNA polymerase III subunit gamma and tau, with protein MSTALYRRYRPDTFAEVIGQEHVTEPLMAALGRQRVNHAYLFSGPRGCGKTTSARILARCLNCENGPVAVPCGVCRSCQDLATGGPGSLDVVEIDAASHNGVDDARDIRDRAVFAPARDRYKIFILDEAHMVTTQGFNALLKLVEEPPEHVKFVFATTEPDKVIGTIRSRTHHYPFRLVPPERLTDYLAELCDREGVVVGKGVLPLVVRAGGGSVRDSLSVLDQLMAGAGEDGVDYERAVALLGYTHASLLDDVADAFAVGDGATVFRVVDRVIESGHDPRRFVEDLLERFRDLIVIAADPDGAGGILRATPADQLERMRIQARNFGAGELSRSADVVNAGLTEMTGATSPRLQLELICARVLLPGADEAERGTRARVDRLERRFGLTPGDQSMTPPTGRAQPEPAARAQDRVTREPVASQAAAPAAPVDSPAQAAQPTVDWPEPAEPDPVEPGPAEPEPADDVPIDAESAASVRSSRGPASSEPAASELGTPEPAGPAPAGPASGGIGPDSQRAGAPAEVETLRRAWPDVLDRLARIRRGSWALVSQNAQIHDLTDGVLTLQFPTQGLADAFSRGQYASHVTEAISQAIGIPCTIRSEAAGGAAGSGPKGGNPAGGRPDASGIDWPDIGPPIPSGSAPAGRPAVAERYDAPRPAGDSPVDNAMPPADGAGPPPDWAVGPAPGSDPGVDPVQTVESNPVAGHTPSDPTPATYDEWVPPDDGPEHDGEPTARSGTGGSNVVYPEFGRADDTGPADPPAGPNPDRPAASAPGRAGDTTDEASDDDPDQDDSGLFGAAVVEKILGGVVIDEVEE; from the coding sequence GTGTCCACAGCTTTGTATCGCCGCTACCGTCCGGATACCTTTGCCGAGGTGATCGGGCAAGAGCACGTCACCGAACCGCTGATGGCGGCCTTGGGTCGGCAGCGAGTCAACCACGCCTACTTGTTTTCGGGCCCGCGCGGGTGCGGCAAGACGACGTCCGCGCGCATTTTGGCGCGTTGTTTGAATTGTGAAAACGGCCCCGTCGCAGTGCCGTGCGGCGTGTGCCGGAGCTGTCAAGATCTTGCGACCGGCGGCCCCGGAAGCCTGGACGTCGTGGAGATCGATGCGGCAAGTCACAACGGCGTCGACGATGCGCGGGACATCCGCGACCGCGCAGTCTTCGCCCCGGCCCGCGACAGGTACAAGATCTTCATCCTGGACGAGGCCCATATGGTCACGACCCAGGGCTTCAACGCGCTGCTCAAGTTGGTCGAGGAACCACCCGAGCACGTCAAATTCGTCTTTGCCACCACCGAACCGGACAAGGTGATCGGCACCATTCGGTCTCGGACGCACCATTATCCGTTCCGACTGGTTCCGCCCGAACGTCTCACCGACTATTTGGCCGAGCTGTGCGACCGCGAAGGCGTGGTAGTCGGAAAAGGCGTGTTGCCGTTGGTCGTGCGGGCGGGCGGCGGCTCGGTGCGCGATTCGTTGTCGGTGCTCGACCAGTTGATGGCCGGAGCCGGCGAGGACGGCGTCGACTACGAACGGGCAGTCGCTTTGCTCGGCTACACGCACGCCTCGCTGCTGGACGACGTTGCGGATGCCTTCGCGGTCGGTGACGGTGCAACTGTGTTCCGCGTGGTCGACCGGGTCATTGAATCGGGACACGATCCCCGCCGATTCGTCGAAGACCTGCTCGAGCGTTTCCGCGATCTCATAGTGATAGCTGCCGATCCCGACGGTGCCGGCGGAATCCTGCGCGCCACACCGGCCGATCAGCTCGAGCGCATGCGCATTCAGGCCAGGAATTTCGGCGCGGGCGAACTCTCGCGCTCTGCCGACGTCGTGAACGCCGGGTTGACCGAAATGACGGGCGCCACCTCGCCGAGACTTCAACTCGAACTGATTTGCGCACGTGTGCTCCTGCCCGGCGCCGACGAAGCCGAACGCGGCACTCGCGCCCGAGTCGACAGACTCGAACGCCGGTTCGGCCTGACGCCGGGTGATCAGTCGATGACGCCGCCGACCGGACGTGCGCAGCCGGAGCCGGCTGCCCGGGCTCAGGATCGGGTCACCCGCGAACCTGTCGCCTCCCAAGCCGCCGCACCGGCGGCGCCCGTCGACTCGCCCGCGCAGGCGGCTCAGCCGACAGTCGACTGGCCGGAACCGGCCGAGCCGGATCCCGTCGAGCCGGGCCCTGCCGAACCGGAACCAGCCGATGACGTGCCAATCGATGCGGAATCGGCCGCTTCGGTCCGAAGTAGTCGGGGTCCGGCCAGTTCGGAACCGGCTGCTTCCGAATTGGGCACGCCCGAACCCGCCGGGCCGGCACCGGCCGGCCCCGCATCGGGTGGAATCGGTCCGGATTCGCAACGCGCCGGGGCACCGGCCGAGGTGGAGACTCTCCGGCGAGCGTGGCCGGACGTGCTCGACCGACTGGCCCGCATCCGTCGAGGCTCGTGGGCTCTTGTATCGCAAAATGCGCAAATTCACGACTTGACCGACGGCGTGCTGACGCTGCAATTTCCCACCCAAGGGTTGGCCGACGCGTTTTCTCGCGGCCAGTACGCCAGCCACGTCACCGAAGCGATTTCGCAGGCAATCGGAATCCCGTGCACTATCAGGTCCGAAGCGGCAGGCGGGGCGGCGGGCTCCGGCCCAAAAGGGGGTAACCCGGCCGGCGGCAGGCCGGATGCAAGCGGGATCGACTGGCCGGACATCGGCCCGCCGATCCCGTCCGGTTCCGCGCCCGCCGGGAGACCGGCCGTCGCCGAGCGCTACGATGCTCCACGCCCCGCGGGCGACTCGCCCGTCGACAATGCCATGCCCCCGGCGGACGGCGCCGGTCCGCCGCCCGACTGGGCGGTGGGTCCGGCTCCCGGCTCCGACCCGGGAGTCGACCCGGTGCAGACCGTCGAATCCAACCCGGTCGCCGGGCACACGCCGTCCGACCCGACCCCCGCGACGTACGACGAGTGGGTTCCGCCCGACGACGGGCCCGAACACGACGGCGAACCGACGGCGAGAAGCGGCACCGGCGGCAGCAACGTGGTCTACCCGGAATTCGGCCGCGCCGATGATACCGGCCCCGCTGATCCGCCGGCCGGACCAAACCCCGACCGGCCGGCCGCTTCGGCGCCCGGTCGGGCCGGCGATACAACCGACGAGGCGAGCGACGACGACCCGGATCAAGACGATTCCGGGCTGTTCGGCGCCGCCGTCGTCGAAAAGATCCTCGGCGGTGTCGTCATCGACGAGGTTGAGGAGTAG
- a CDS encoding aspartate-semialdehyde dehydrogenase, protein MRDRGAEMGITIGVVGATGQVGSVMRQLLAESAMPIDRVRFFASSRSAGRTLTWRDQEVVVEDAETADPDGLNVALFSAGGATSRAQAERFASAGAVVIDNSSAWRMDPDVPLVVSEVNPKALKDAPKGIIANPNCTTMAAMPVLKPLHDEARLRRLIVSTYQAVSGSGLAGVDELSSQISAGAPSAAKLTFDGSAADLPEPTVYAKPIAFNVLPLAGSVVDDGSFETDEEKKLRNESRKILDLPDLPVSGTCVRVPVFTGHSLSINAEFEEPLSVDSAAKLLADAPGVRLSDVPTPLEAAGTDPSYVGRIRQDPGVPGGRGLALFVANDNLRKGAALNAVQLAALVAAQLS, encoded by the coding sequence ATGCGGGATCGGGGCGCTGAAATGGGAATCACCATTGGAGTGGTCGGCGCAACCGGCCAGGTCGGATCGGTCATGCGGCAGCTGCTTGCCGAAAGCGCCATGCCCATTGACCGGGTCAGGTTCTTCGCCTCATCGCGCTCGGCCGGGCGGACGCTGACGTGGCGCGACCAAGAAGTAGTCGTCGAAGACGCCGAAACCGCAGATCCCGACGGACTGAACGTTGCGCTGTTCTCGGCAGGGGGAGCGACATCGCGAGCTCAGGCCGAGCGATTCGCCTCGGCCGGCGCAGTTGTCATCGACAACTCGTCCGCCTGGCGAATGGACCCGGACGTTCCGCTCGTCGTCAGCGAAGTCAACCCGAAAGCGCTCAAAGACGCGCCGAAGGGCATCATCGCCAATCCGAACTGCACGACAATGGCGGCGATGCCGGTCCTCAAGCCGCTCCACGACGAGGCCCGGCTGCGGCGCTTGATCGTCAGCACCTACCAAGCAGTGTCCGGCAGCGGGCTGGCAGGGGTCGACGAGCTGAGCTCGCAGATCAGCGCCGGCGCGCCGTCGGCCGCCAAACTGACATTCGATGGTTCGGCTGCCGATCTTCCCGAGCCGACGGTGTACGCCAAACCGATTGCGTTCAACGTGCTGCCGCTCGCCGGATCGGTTGTCGACGACGGCTCGTTCGAGACCGACGAGGAAAAGAAGCTCCGCAACGAGAGCCGGAAGATCCTTGACCTCCCGGACCTGCCCGTATCCGGTACGTGCGTGCGGGTACCGGTGTTCACGGGGCACAGCTTGAGCATCAACGCCGAGTTCGAGGAGCCTTTGTCCGTCGATTCCGCCGCCAAGCTGTTGGCCGATGCGCCGGGAGTGCGGCTGAGCGACGTCCCCACGCCGCTTGAAGCGGCGGGCACGGACCCGAGTTATGTCGGACGGATCCGGCAGGATCCCGGAGTTCCGGGTGGTCGCGGGCTCGCATTGTTCGTGGCGAACGACAACCTGCGCAAGGGGGCTGCGCTCAACGCCGTGCAATTGGCGGCCTTGGTCGCCGCGCAACTCAGCTAG
- a CDS encoding metal ABC transporter solute-binding protein, Zn/Mn family gives MHLKSLVAAVGAASLLLSGCGAGGGDDGDDAQVAIVASTNVWGQIAQQIGGDAVSVTSIISDSSKDPHSYEITTADKLHMSKADLVIENGGGYDDFMKRLSDSLGDEDTPTVNAVATSGITAHDGELNEHVWYNAHAVAKVADAIAANIEKQAPDAKKQIHRNLARFKSGTTQIERTEASIKKKFGGDAVAITEPVPLYLLQASGLTNRTPDAFSEAVEEGGDVSPAVLKDTLALFSEHRVSALFYNTQSTDEAAEQVKKAARKNGVPVVGVAETLPKGKDYREWMTDNLDHVKRALRR, from the coding sequence ATGCACCTGAAATCCCTCGTCGCCGCGGTCGGCGCCGCTTCGCTGTTACTGTCCGGATGCGGCGCGGGCGGCGGCGACGACGGAGATGACGCCCAGGTGGCGATAGTGGCGTCCACCAATGTGTGGGGCCAAATCGCTCAGCAGATCGGCGGCGACGCGGTGTCCGTGACGTCGATTATTTCGGATTCGTCGAAGGATCCGCACTCCTACGAGATCACGACAGCCGACAAGCTGCACATGTCCAAGGCCGACTTGGTGATTGAAAACGGGGGCGGCTACGACGATTTCATGAAACGGCTGAGCGATAGCCTGGGCGACGAGGACACGCCGACCGTCAACGCCGTCGCGACGTCGGGAATCACGGCGCACGACGGGGAACTGAACGAACACGTCTGGTACAACGCGCACGCCGTTGCGAAGGTCGCCGATGCGATTGCGGCAAACATCGAAAAGCAGGCCCCGGATGCGAAGAAGCAAATTCACCGCAACCTCGCCCGGTTCAAGTCCGGCACCACGCAGATCGAGAGAACCGAAGCGTCGATCAAGAAAAAATTCGGCGGCGACGCTGTGGCAATCACCGAACCGGTGCCGCTCTACCTGCTTCAGGCCTCAGGTCTGACGAACCGCACGCCGGACGCATTCAGCGAAGCCGTGGAAGAAGGCGGTGACGTGTCGCCGGCCGTTTTGAAGGACACGCTGGCACTCTTCAGCGAGCATCGAGTGTCTGCGCTGTTCTACAACACGCAATCGACGGACGAAGCCGCCGAGCAGGTCAAAAAGGCTGCGCGGAAAAACGGCGTCCCGGTGGTCGGTGTCGCCGAAACATTGCCGAAGGGGAAAGATTATCGTGAGTGGATGACCGACAACCTCGATCACGTGAAGCGGGCGCTACGCCGATGA
- a CDS encoding metal ABC transporter ATP-binding protein produces the protein MSGLSTWAPGHGDPQDDARERRSGVRNASRGDDARPEPAIKLDGAGLTFGRRTLWHDVSFDVQPGEFLAVLGPNGSGKTSLIKVLLGKQGLSAGTAEIAGRPARSGNPNVGYVPQQKQLDFHTPLRGRDLVRMGLDGHRWGIGRRSRAITAKIDGLLDAVGATSFADAPVGMLSGGEQQRLRIAQALAGDPSVLLCDEPLLSLDLHHQRVVSSLIDRERIARNTAVLFVTHEVNPVLGLVDRILYLVGGRFRIGTPAEVMTTETLSELYGSKVEVFNVGGRLVIVGAEDNHAHHVGAGE, from the coding sequence ATGAGCGGACTGTCGACTTGGGCACCGGGCCACGGCGACCCGCAGGACGACGCACGAGAGCGGCGCAGCGGCGTCCGCAATGCTTCGCGCGGCGACGATGCGCGCCCCGAGCCGGCCATCAAACTTGACGGCGCCGGTCTGACGTTCGGCCGGCGCACGCTGTGGCACGATGTCAGCTTCGACGTGCAGCCGGGCGAGTTCCTCGCCGTCCTCGGCCCGAACGGTTCGGGCAAGACCAGCCTGATCAAAGTGCTCCTGGGCAAGCAAGGGCTGAGCGCCGGCACCGCCGAAATCGCCGGCAGGCCCGCCCGGAGCGGCAATCCGAACGTCGGATACGTCCCGCAGCAAAAACAACTTGATTTTCACACCCCACTGCGCGGCCGCGATCTGGTGCGGATGGGGCTGGACGGTCACCGGTGGGGGATCGGACGCCGCTCGCGGGCAATCACCGCAAAGATCGACGGCCTGCTGGACGCCGTCGGCGCGACGTCGTTCGCGGATGCGCCGGTCGGCATGCTGTCCGGCGGCGAGCAGCAACGACTTCGCATCGCTCAGGCGCTGGCCGGCGACCCGAGCGTATTGCTGTGCGATGAGCCGCTGCTCTCGCTCGACCTACATCATCAACGCGTCGTGAGCTCACTGATCGACAGGGAACGGATCGCACGCAACACCGCGGTCCTGTTCGTGACGCACGAGGTCAATCCGGTGCTCGGCCTCGTCGATCGGATCTTGTATCTGGTGGGCGGACGGTTCCGGATCGGCACCCCGGCCGAAGTGATGACCACCGAAACCCTCAGCGAGCTGTACGGCAGCAAGGTCGAGGTATTCAACGTGGGCGGACGGCTCGTCATCGTTGGAGCCGAGGACAATCACGCACATCACGTGGGAGCCGGCGAGTGA